The following are encoded in a window of Eschrichtius robustus isolate mEscRob2 chromosome 1, mEscRob2.pri, whole genome shotgun sequence genomic DNA:
- the GPX2 gene encoding glutathione peroxidase 2, whose protein sequence is MAYIAKSFYDLSAISLDGEKVDFNTFRGRAVLIENVASLUGTTTRDFTQLNELQCRFPRRLVVLGFPCNQFGHQENCQNEEILNSLKYVRPGGGFQPTFTLIQKCDVNGQNEHPVFTYLKDKLPYPYDDPFSLMTDPKFIIWSPVHRSDVSWNFEKFLIGPEGEPFRRYSRTFPTINIEPDIKRLLKVAI, encoded by the exons ATGGCTTACATTGCCAAGTCCTTCTACGACCTCAGTGCTATCAGCCTGGATGGGGAGAAGGTAGATTTCAATACATTCCGAGGCAGGGCAGTGTTGATTGAGAACGTGGCCTCGCTCTGAGGCACAACCACCCGGGACTTCACCCAACTCAACGAGCTGCAATGCCGCTTTCCCAGACGCCTGGTGGTTCTTGGCTTCCCTTGCAACCAATTTGGACATCAG GAGAACTGTCAGAATGAGGAGATCCTGAACAGCCTCAAGTACGTCCGCCCTGGGGGTGGATTCCAGCCCACCTTTACCCTTATCCAAAAGTGTGACGTGAATGGTCAGAATGAGCATCCTGTCTTCACCTACCTGAAGGATAAGCTCCCCTACCCTTACGACGACCCGTTTTCCCTCATGACCGATCCCAAGTTCATCATTTGGAGCCCAGTGCACCGCTCAGACGTGTCTTGGAACTTTGAGAAGTTCCTCATCGGGCCAGAGGGGGAACCCTTTCGGCGCTACAGCCGCACCTTCCCAACCATCAACATCGAGCCCGACATCAAGCGCCTCCTCAAAGTTGCCATATAA